One window of Botrimarina mediterranea genomic DNA carries:
- the rpsJ gene encoding 30S ribosomal protein S10 gives MADQVIRIRMEAYDHSVLDQSAADIVDTAKRTNSVVHGPIPLPTRIERYTVIRGPHIDKKSRQQFEIRTHKRLIDIVDATAKTIEALNKLSLPAGVDIKIKATAG, from the coding sequence GTGGCTGATCAGGTTATTCGCATTCGCATGGAGGCGTACGACCACTCGGTCCTCGACCAGAGTGCCGCCGACATCGTCGACACCGCGAAGCGGACGAACTCCGTTGTTCATGGCCCGATCCCGCTGCCAACTCGCATCGAGCGGTACACGGTCATTCGTGGCCCGCACATCGACAAGAAGTCCCGTCAGCAGTTCGAGATCCGTACGCACAAGCGTCTGATCGACATTGTTGACGCGACCGCCAAGACGATCGAAGCCCTGAACAAGCTCAGCTTGCCGGCGGGTGTCGATATTAAGATCAAGGCCACTGCCGGCTGA